In Mobula birostris isolate sMobBir1 unplaced genomic scaffold, sMobBir1.hap1 scaffold_613, whole genome shotgun sequence, a genomic segment contains:
- the unc93b1 gene encoding protein unc-93 homolog B1 isoform X1 yields the protein MGQDYNEEEEERKYFRRKRLFVVKNLVCASVGNMLIYAVYLGLLQVQLILHYDETYREVKYSNLGLQDIDRKMLMGINVTPIVALLYTPVLIRFLGTKWMIFLAMGIYSLFVSTNYWERYYTLVPSAVAIGAAIVPLWAAVGNYITRMAQKYYEYLNYKEEHVQEQKKLPKGVCHKHIITFQCVFYFFFNMSFIFAEVPTAVFLDSYLCVANHTLFSVKNCGTDARGTIEGLNRTVLRKLPQSISLIKMESVLMGVAFLAMLMILTLCGPAYRPTEEIDLRSIGWGNIFQLPFKHMRDYRLRHLTPFFIYSGFEVLFACTGFTLSYGVCSLGMHHLSGLIMTFGASASLFSLLATPILGLSRRVPLLAGALVHAILIVALFCWAPTPRDFGSSNLGTLYLVAALWGLGGALNKTGLAVILGIFYEAKDRQDFAFSIYHWWQAMAIFAVYLWSGTYMKVKLAIMLFTLLVSVISYLWMERKLARKVPFRIPRIPKPRHKVRGYRYLEDDNSDQSEEEDKDVEEVAEEDRQSSEIEEEPATGPDAR from the exons GGCTCCTGCAGGTACAGTTGATTCTGCACTATGACGAGACATACCGGGAAGTCAAGTACAGCAACCTGGGCTTGCAGGACATCGACAGGAAGATGCTGATGGGGATCAACGTCACCCCCATCGTGGCCCTGCTCTACACCCCCGTCCTCATCAG ATTCCTGGGCACAAAGTGGATGATATTCCTGGCCATGGGGATCTACTCTCTCTTCGTGTCCACCAACTACTGGGAGCGTTACTACACTCTGGTCCCGTCAGCCGTGGCAATCGGAGCTGCGATTGTCCCACTCTGGGCGGCCGTGGGCAATTACATCACCAG GATGGCTCAGAAATACTACGAATATCTGAATTACAAGGAGGAGCACGTTCAGGAACAGAAGAAACTACCCAAAGGTGTTTGTCACAAACACATCATCACTTTCCAGTGTGTCTTCTACTTCTTCTTTAAC ATGAGCTTTATCTTTGCGGAGGTACCGACAGCAGTCTTCCTGGATAGCTACCTCTGTGTAGCTAACCACACTCTCTTCAGCGTGAAAAACTGTG GGACAGACGCCAGGGGCACAATCGAGGGCCTGAATCGAACCGTCCTCCGAAAGCTTCCTCAAAGCATCAGTCTGATCAAGATGGAGAGCGTGTTGATGGGAGTGGCCTTCCTCGCCATGCTAATG ATCTTGACCCTGTGTGGTCCAGCGTACCGTCCAACCGAGGAGATTGACCTGAGGAGCATTGGATGGGGAAACATTTTCCAACTGCCCTTCAAGCACATGAGGGATTACCGTCTGCGCCACCTCACCCCCTTCTTCATCTACAGCGGCTTCGAGGTGCTCTTCGCCTGCACTGGCTTCACCCTG TCGTATGGAGTCTGCTCGCTGGGGATGCACCACCTCTCAGGGCTGATCATGACTTTCGGTGCCTCggcctctctcttctccctcttggCGACGCCCATCCTCGGCCTCTCCCGGCGGGTGCCCCTGCTGGCTGGGGCCCTGGTCCATGCCATCCTCATCGTGGCCCTCTTCTGCTGGGCCCCCACGCCCCGGGACTTCGGCTCGTCCAACCTCGGCACCCTGTACCTGGTGGCTGCCCTATGGGGACTGGGAGGAGCCCTGAACAAAACCGGGCTCGCCg TGATCCTGGGAATATTTTACGAGGCCAAGGACCGACAGGATTTCGCCTTCTCCATCTACCACTGGTGGCAGGCCATGGCCATCTTTGCTGTCTACCTCTGGTCCGGCACCTACATGAAG GTGAAGCTGGCCATCATGTTGTTCACCCTGCTGGTCTCTGTCATCTCCTACCTGTGGATGGAGAGGAAACTGGCACGCAAGGTCCCCTTTCGCATCCCCCGCATCCCCAAACCCCGGCACAAGGTACGAGGTTACCGTTACCTGGAGGATGACAATTCCGACCAATCGGAGGAGGAGGACAAGGACGTAGaggaggtggcagaggaggacaGGCAGAGTTCGGAGATCGAGGAGGAGCCTGCAACAGGCCCTGACGCTCGCTGA
- the unc93b1 gene encoding protein unc-93 homolog B1 isoform X2 — MLMGINVTPIVALLYTPVLIRFLGTKWMIFLAMGIYSLFVSTNYWERYYTLVPSAVAIGAAIVPLWAAVGNYITRMAQKYYEYLNYKEEHVQEQKKLPKGVCHKHIITFQCVFYFFFNMSFIFAEVPTAVFLDSYLCVANHTLFSVKNCGTDARGTIEGLNRTVLRKLPQSISLIKMESVLMGVAFLAMLMILTLCGPAYRPTEEIDLRSIGWGNIFQLPFKHMRDYRLRHLTPFFIYSGFEVLFACTGFTLSYGVCSLGMHHLSGLIMTFGASASLFSLLATPILGLSRRVPLLAGALVHAILIVALFCWAPTPRDFGSSNLGTLYLVAALWGLGGALNKTGLAVILGIFYEAKDRQDFAFSIYHWWQAMAIFAVYLWSGTYMKVKLAIMLFTLLVSVISYLWMERKLARKVPFRIPRIPKPRHKVRGYRYLEDDNSDQSEEEDKDVEEVAEEDRQSSEIEEEPATGPDAR; from the exons ATGCTGATGGGGATCAACGTCACCCCCATCGTGGCCCTGCTCTACACCCCCGTCCTCATCAG ATTCCTGGGCACAAAGTGGATGATATTCCTGGCCATGGGGATCTACTCTCTCTTCGTGTCCACCAACTACTGGGAGCGTTACTACACTCTGGTCCCGTCAGCCGTGGCAATCGGAGCTGCGATTGTCCCACTCTGGGCGGCCGTGGGCAATTACATCACCAG GATGGCTCAGAAATACTACGAATATCTGAATTACAAGGAGGAGCACGTTCAGGAACAGAAGAAACTACCCAAAGGTGTTTGTCACAAACACATCATCACTTTCCAGTGTGTCTTCTACTTCTTCTTTAAC ATGAGCTTTATCTTTGCGGAGGTACCGACAGCAGTCTTCCTGGATAGCTACCTCTGTGTAGCTAACCACACTCTCTTCAGCGTGAAAAACTGTG GGACAGACGCCAGGGGCACAATCGAGGGCCTGAATCGAACCGTCCTCCGAAAGCTTCCTCAAAGCATCAGTCTGATCAAGATGGAGAGCGTGTTGATGGGAGTGGCCTTCCTCGCCATGCTAATG ATCTTGACCCTGTGTGGTCCAGCGTACCGTCCAACCGAGGAGATTGACCTGAGGAGCATTGGATGGGGAAACATTTTCCAACTGCCCTTCAAGCACATGAGGGATTACCGTCTGCGCCACCTCACCCCCTTCTTCATCTACAGCGGCTTCGAGGTGCTCTTCGCCTGCACTGGCTTCACCCTG TCGTATGGAGTCTGCTCGCTGGGGATGCACCACCTCTCAGGGCTGATCATGACTTTCGGTGCCTCggcctctctcttctccctcttggCGACGCCCATCCTCGGCCTCTCCCGGCGGGTGCCCCTGCTGGCTGGGGCCCTGGTCCATGCCATCCTCATCGTGGCCCTCTTCTGCTGGGCCCCCACGCCCCGGGACTTCGGCTCGTCCAACCTCGGCACCCTGTACCTGGTGGCTGCCCTATGGGGACTGGGAGGAGCCCTGAACAAAACCGGGCTCGCCg TGATCCTGGGAATATTTTACGAGGCCAAGGACCGACAGGATTTCGCCTTCTCCATCTACCACTGGTGGCAGGCCATGGCCATCTTTGCTGTCTACCTCTGGTCCGGCACCTACATGAAG GTGAAGCTGGCCATCATGTTGTTCACCCTGCTGGTCTCTGTCATCTCCTACCTGTGGATGGAGAGGAAACTGGCACGCAAGGTCCCCTTTCGCATCCCCCGCATCCCCAAACCCCGGCACAAGGTACGAGGTTACCGTTACCTGGAGGATGACAATTCCGACCAATCGGAGGAGGAGGACAAGGACGTAGaggaggtggcagaggaggacaGGCAGAGTTCGGAGATCGAGGAGGAGCCTGCAACAGGCCCTGACGCTCGCTGA